The DNA sequence GGAAGTGGTGGAACGTTTGTTGGAACTTCCTCATTTTTGAAAAGTAAAAACAAAAATATTAAGTGTGTGGCTGTTGAACCCGAAAATAGTGCTATAATAAAAACGGGTAGTGTTAAATCAACGAAGCACATCATACAAGGCACTGGTTATAGCTCTATTCCACCCCATTGGAAAGAGGGTTTAGCTGATGATATAATTACGGTGTCTGATGATGAAGTTAGAGAAATGACTAAAAGATTAAGTAGTGAGCAAGGTCTGTTTGTCGGTTATTCTTCGGGGGCAAATGTAGCAGGAACTTTAAAATATTTAAAACAAAATCCGAGTATCAAAAACATTGTAACAATACTTTGCGATACAGGATATAAATATTCAGACCTATAAATTATATTTCCGACTGTTCAAAAAGAACAGTCGGAAATACTCTTGATTGATAGACTACTATTTTGTTCACTAACTAAGAGCGTTTATTCAAATTATAAGTGAGAGACTATACAATACAAAAGTCATCAATTTGAGTTTTTTTTGCCATTAACTGGGGTGTAAAGATTTCAAATAACAGAATGGAAAAATTTTACAATGAAACACTGCGGAGGTTAGAAACGGCAATTAACGAATTGGAAATTGAAGTAGATTGTTCCATAGAACGGATAGAAACGGTTATAAATCTTATTGTAAAATGCTTGTCCGAAGTAAAGGATTACGTTTTAAAAAAAGGTTTTAAAGCCACTGATGAAGAAATTCGCTTTTTTAAATATCAGAAACCTGCCATTGTAGCGAAACTCATTTACTACAATGCCATTTACAAAATAGAAACTAAAAAGCCTTATGGTGCAAAGTCTATTAGGAAATACCTTACCAAAGAACTGAAAAAGCTAAAAAGGTTCTTTGATAACAACCTCGATTTTTATAAGTACTACCGTAGCAATAATTCGTTCCTTGACGAGAAAATGTTTTTACGGGGCAACCACGATATAAAGCTATGGTTGGACACCTATTATTTTCAGTTTGACCAGTCCTTTTCCACTTCACATGATTACAAGGTCGCCAAGATAATAGCCAATGATTTGATACAGGTCTACATCGAAGACCAATTGTATAACAAATTCCAAAAAGTTCAATCGAAAGTCCCCAAAAAGTTGAAATGGACAGGTAGCAAAGTGGCACTGATAGAACTGATTTATGCCCTGCACTATCAAGGCGTGTTTGACAACGGGAACAACGACATAAGAGAAGTAGCCCAATATTTTGAAAGTGCCTTTGGCATTGACTTGGGCAATTTTTATCAGACCTATTTGGAGTTGAGAAACCGGAAGATGAACCGTACAAAATTCCTCGATGCGCTTCGGGAAGAACTTATACGGAGAATGGATGAGCAGGACGAAAAGTAGGGTTTGGGCGTGCCACCGTCTGCATTTTACCCCCATGCCCAGGCTAAAGAAAAAATGCAGACGGGTCGGGCTATCCGCTATATCTTTTGCGGATCTGCGAGGACCGCAAAAGGATGTCGCTTCTATCCCTCACGCTGTATGCCGTCCAAAAAACAAAACATTTATTTCCTTTTTGGTTTCCTGTTTTCAAACTCAAAGGAGGTTTCGGCTTTATCGTTCATGACGATATAGGTATTGAATTTATTGCCCGAATTGCTTTTCATGCCTTTGAGAAGGTTGGTCTTTCCTTTGGTCACAAGGCTTTCTATATCGGCAAGGCTCAACGGCACTCCGCACACGGTACGGAATTGAAGCCAGTTGCAAGCCTCATCGGGGCATTTTACAACCTTGTTCCAAATCAATAGCTGACGGCTCTTGCATTTGGGGCAGGTCAGTTCGGGTTGTTTTTCATTGGCAATGCCAGTGTCCAAAAGTTCCCGTGTAATGGAAGTGGCATAGGCTTCCATTTCACGGTGAAAAGCACTTACATCCGTCTCGTTGTTTTCGATTTTCTGCAATGCCATTTCCCATTCGGCGGTCATGGCTACATCGGCAATCTTTTTGCCCTGTACTGCCCCGTAAACCTGCAATCCCTTATGGGTAGGGATTAGGGATTTCTTTTCACGCCGAATATAATCCTTTTTAAAGAGCGTTTCTATAATGGAGGCTCTTGTGGCAGGTGTACCGATGCCGATGTCTTTTAAGGCTTTCCGTTCGTCCTCGTTGTCAATTTCCTTTCCGGCATTTTCCATTGCGGACAACAGACCTGCCTCGGTGTAAAGCACAGGCGGTTTGGTTTTCTTTTCCAGTACGGATGCCTCTATGATTTTCAGCTCATCGCCGACCTTTAATTCCGGCAGTTCCTGTACAGGTTTGCTGTCCTCGTCTGTAAATTTTTCCTTGATGCCACGCCAACCGGCTTCGAGGATTTTACAGCCTTTCAATGTAAAATCATAGTGAAAAGCCTGCAATCCGATGTCCGTTATTTCTTTGGTACAGGCAGACGATAGGGCTTCCAGTAGGCGGTGCGCAATCATATCATAGATAACATTTTCGTGTGCTGTTAATTCGGACGGGATTTTTTCGGTAATCAGCAGACCGTGGTGGTCTGTGACCTTTACGTCATTCACGATGCGTTTGTTGAAACGCACCCATTTCACTTTTCCGACCGCTTTTTTGCAGGAAGCCCGTGCTTCCAAATTCCTTACCAGTGCAGGGATTTCCGACCATATATCTTCGGGGATGTACTTGCTCCCTGTACGGGGGTAAGTGATAAACTTCTTTTCATACAGGCTTTGGGCAATGTTCAATGTTTCCTCGGCAGTATAGAAAGCCCTTTTGTTCGCTTCTTTCTGCAATCCCGTAAGGTCGAACAGCAAAGGCGGTTGCTCCGAAACCGTTTTGGTTTCCACCGCCGTAACGGTTGCTGTTCCGATACGCTGAATAGATTTCAGCGTATCGTCAGCGAGTTTTCTGTCATCCCATTTGGTCTTGGAAAGGCTCTTAAAGTCCACAAATTCTTTACGGTGTTCCAACTGGATTTGAAAGTATTTTTTGACGGCAAAATCTTTGTTTTCCAAATACCGCTTGCAGATAAGGGCAAGCGTTGGCGTTTGTACTCTACCAAGCGAGTAAACGCCACGCCCTGCCGAAATGCTCAACGCCTGCGAGGCATTGATGCCCACAAGCCAATCGGCTTGGCTCCGTCCTTGTCCGGCTCTGTATAGCCCGTCAAAATCGCTTCCGGCTTTTAGGTTGTCAAAACCCTGTTTAATCGCCTTTTCCGTGAGCGAGCTTATCCATAGACGTTCAAAGGGTTTTCGGCACTTTAGATATTCATAGATGTACCTAAAGATGAGTTCGCCCTCACGTCCGGCATCGGTGGCCACGATAATACTATCGCATCTACCGATGACCTGTTCGATAATCTTTAACTGTTTTAATGCCCCGTTATCGGGAACATAGCTTTTGTCCTTTTTTACCTTGCGCACCGTAAGTATAAAAGGGTCGGGCAATATGGGCAGGGCTTCCCTTTGGAAGCCCGACACCCCGTAATCTTCGGGCATAGCCAATCCGACCAAATGCCCCAATGCCCACGTAATTTCATAGTCGTTCCCTGTGAGGTAGCCATCCCGTTTTTCGGTCGCTCCCAACAGGGAGGCTATTTCTCTCGCCACACTTGGCTTTTCTGCAATGATTGCTTTCATGATACTATCTCTTTTAATGGATTATGTGGTGAACATTTCTCTTTGAGAAACCCCTTCGTATTCTGTGAAAGGGGATTTCCAAAGAAAAATGTTTTTTGATGGTATTATCTTCTTACCCCTCTGGATTTAGCCGGACGGTTGGGTTCATTCTGCCGTTGCTGTTGAGTTTTGTTTTTCGGCGTTTGTTGCTCCGGTTTCAGAGGCTCGTTGACATGCTTGGTTGCTTCGCTGGTTTTCCCGTTGGAGTTTACGGCAACCTGTGTTTTGTGCGCTTCGGCAGGCTGTGCCTTATTTTTCAGCGCATTGGGGTTCTTAAAGTTGAAATTATAGTCCCCTGTTTCTTTGTTCAGCGTAACGTAACCTTTATAGGCGTTTCCTCGCCCATCTTTGAAATCCGAAATGTAAAGTGTTTTGCCCTCGGTGAGTTGCTTGTACTGTTCGTCCGAGAATGTTTTGCCACGGTAGTATTTCGGGTCGTTTTCCTGTGCCTGTTTGGGGGCTTTATCACCAAAGAGAAACTCCGTATATTTTTTGTCGGCGTTGAACTGCACATGGGCATTTTTGTTGGTACTGTTCTTAAAATCCAAGCCCTCTAAATAAATGGCTTTCCCATCTTTCAAATCCCGTTTTTGGTCTTCGGTCAATTTTACGCCCTTAATCTCATCGGGTACTTTTATCCTGTCCTGCCGGAATGCGATAACCTCGTTCGTTAGGTGGTCGATACTGATAATGGAGGGTATCTTTTCGCCTGTCTTGCGGTTGGTCAATTCCACTACACGCCCCATGTTTCCGGTTTTGAGCAGGTTTTCCCTGTCCTCTTTGGTAAACTCGTGACCAAAGAAAGGGGCTTTAAGGTTGGGTTCATGGCGTACACCATACATCATAAGTACAGGTTTCCCGTCTTCACCGTCTTGGAAACCGAGCCTTGCATCCGAGCGCATGATAACCGCACCGAAATTGACACTTGTGGGATATACCTTATTGGCCTTATAGCCCTTTAACAGTAAATCCAATTGCCCGTCTTTTTCAAGCCTCTCTTTGTTTATCCCAAATTGCGCTAAATAATTCCAGTCCACATCTTCCGCCTTATAGCGGTATTCACTTTTTTCTGGTGCTTGCTGTGTTTCCGGCGTCGCCTGTGGTGCTTCCACATCCTTGTTGGTTTCCTGTTGTTGCTCTTTTGGCTCTTTGACCTCATGCTTTGCAATGACAGCCTCGCCCTCTTTGGTGGGGGCATTGACCTGTTTCTGCATTTCTTTGGCGGTTTCTACCGCTTCCTTTGCAGGTACTTTGAAGAACGATAAATGGGTCGGGTCTTTAAGCTGTCGCCAAAAGTTGGAGAAGAAATTTGTAAACAAATCTCCGGCTCTGTCCACTCGCATAAATTGGCTTTGGTTTTTCTTATTGGCATCAACGGTTTTCAGATTGCCGTTTTCGTCAACGCCCGTGACGGCTTGGATTTTCTTTTTTTCCTTGTCCATCACCAACAGCACATCCGAAAGCTGTTCGGGATATTGCTGTTGATTTTCATTTGTCTGTTCGCTCATGATATTGATCTTTTAAAGTTTACATTGCCCGAAAGTAAGCGAAGCAGGTACGGCTATGCCGTACCCGTCTTTTCGTGGTGGGGTTTGTCATCGGTTTTCTTTTGTACGCCGTATGGGGGCTTTGAAACTTTCCCTTATGAACTGATGTACATCCGATAGTTTGTAGTACAGTTTCCCGCTAATGGTGTAATACGGTAGCTTGCCTGTGGAGCGGTAGCGTTGCAGGGAGCGGTGGCTGATTTTCAGCATGAGGAGCAGGTCTTGGTTGTCTAGTAATTCCTCGCCGTCTATGCTGTGCCGTTCTTTCTTTATATTTAGAACGTACTCTTTCAAAATATCGAAACGCTCCATTATACGTTCCATCCATGCGATAAATTCCATTCTGTCGATGTTCATAACAAATACTTTTAATGATTTCTAACACCACAAAGTTGGAGCGATTGGCGCAGGCTGTCTTCCGATAAGTGTCTATCAAAAAGGCACTTTTTTCATTTTTATACAATTCATGTAAAATGGTTTTTTTAGGGTCTTTCCGCACTTTTGGTCAGTCGGTCGGCATCCCATCCAATCGATTTGCCCATAGACACATATAGGCAAACGGGCAAAAAAAAGACAGCACCGATTGATGCTGTCCTTTTTGATGGAAAGAGAAGACCAAAATTATAGGTTGTCTTCCCTATCCATATATTCCTCTAAGCTGTATTTGAGTTGGTCTAAAAACAACGTCCGTGAGCCTGCACGGGTTTTCATTCGGTGGAAGCTGTTATGGATGTCGTTCAGTGAGACACGGAACAGGATTTGGAATACCATGCTGATTTTGCGGATGCCTATTTTCCCATGTGCAATGGCATCACAGGCATAGAGCGCATAAATCAATTCGATAAGGGCATTTTTTGATTGTGTCCAGAAAACATCTTTGGTTTCCTCATTCTGTAGCAGTACATCGGGATTTTGTTCGGGGCTTAACTTTGTCGTCAGATAGTTATAGATTAATTCATTGGCGATGATTTTAGCTACTTTGAAATCAAAGTAGGTCGAAAAGTTAGTGTCAATTTCAAATACAAAGCTGTTCAGCCCATCATAACAGTTGATTTTCCCAAGTGTGAAATATTGTTCATCCCGATCAGTTCTGCCGGAACGGTAATAGCGGTAAAAATCGGAATTGCAGACATGTTCCGTATATTCCTCTTTTAAGTCTCGTAGGTGCATGGCAAAATAGCTTTCATACATATTTCCATTGCTTGCAGGACAGGATGTTTCAATTCTAAACACTTTGTTGTAATAAATGAGCTTACCAAGAACAGTTGGTTTTATCTGTTTAAAGAAAAGGATTTCGTCCTCTAATGTTGCGAAGCCCTCGTTCATAATATCTTCTTTGATGTCTCCGAGAAGTTTTTTCAGATAGATTGTCATCCCGTAAGCTTCGGCCATAAAACTCGATGCCTCAGCCGACAATTTCTGCTCCTGTTTTTGTATGTCGGAGACTATTTTGTGTAATAGGTGTCTCATAATACTAAAGGTTTATTAAATGAATCCACTACTCCTGCACAAAATTTAGCATTAGTACCGAACTTTTTCCATGAGACAGGACGAACTCATGGAAGATTTTTATTAAAATATAGCTATTAGATAGTTTGAAGATTTTTTTTTGAGCAATATATGTTTACATTTCATGGATGCCTTTGAGACTTTTTTTATTAAATTCGTTAAAAAAACGCTATAATATATAGCGTGTAATTACACTGTTATATAATGGCAAGAAAATTAACCACCAATTCCAGACTCGTTAATGAGTTGTTTGCGAATTACATCAGCACATTTGTAGCATTTAGCGAGTTAATGAATAATTCTATCCAGGCTAAGAGTAAAAATATTTGGATCGAGATAGATTATGCCGCTGACGAAGAACTAAGCACAACCTTCATAAAAAGGATATCAATAAAAGACGATGGAAAAGGTGTTCACGTAAATGAACTTGAAGCCAAACTATTAGATATTGGAACGACTAACAAGGACGGTGGAAAAGGAATAGGTAGATTTGCAAGCTTTCAGATTGGAAAAGAAATTGAAATTGAAACGGTGGGATATTGCACTGAAAGTAAGACTTTTTCTAAGGCCGTAATACCTCTCTCTTTTGATAGTTTCGGTAATAATATCAATGTGTCCGAGATCAATATACCTACTGATGAGGAAATTTTAAAAGGAAAGAACCATAATACATATTATAAGGTGAGTATTACGAACCTCTATCCTTCGTATGTTACAGACAAAGAACCAAAGAAAAAGATAATTGATAAATTTTTACGGCAAAATATAGCGGATGCAATTTTTGAAAGATATCCTCTGAAAATTTTTAATAAAGAGATTGTCTTCCACATAAACGGTCAAACAATCAACCCAACTGATTTTGTAACTAGTGAACCAATTAAAATTGCTTCAACATTTACAGATATTAAAGGGAAGGAACATAAGGTACTCTTTGACTTTATGCCAATAAAAAAAATTGAAAAAATAAAAGTCTTTCTAACAGTTCAGAATGCAGGATTGAATACAATTGCAGGAAGTTTAGAATACGACGCAACTTGGTTAAGTCCTAAAGTTGGAGGATGGTTTATTTATGTGTCATCTTCTACGCTGTCTTCTGATATTTATCGCAATATTGACCTAGATGATCTGGATCCTGATTGGAGAAAAGTTAGGGAATTTATCAAAAACAAACTAAATATCTTTTTTAAGGAGAGAAATCAGGAGTTTGATAACTTTTCAGATAATCTAAAAAAAGATACATATTACCCATATAAAGAAAAGACAAGTTCACAATCCAAAGTGATACTATTCGACAAATTAGCTTATCTGGTAGAAGATAGATACCATTTGTTAAAAGACGATAATCAACTTAGAGAGATCATTTATCCATTAATAGACAGAACAATATCAAATGGAGAGCTTAACAAAATTCTTTCTAGCATATTAAAGCTAAATAACAAGCTTATATCCAAATTCTCTGACTTGTTAGAAAAAACTGATTTAGAAAATATAATAGAATTTTCGGACAAAGTTGCTAATAAGATTGAAGAAGTGGAGTTTTTGGAAAAGCTGGTATATAGTGATATAGCCAAAAATGTAAAGGAACGAAAAGAATTACATAAATTTCTTGAACGTATGTTGTGGATATTTGGAGAAGAATATAGTGAAACCACAAAATTACTTTCAGATAAAAACCTTGAGAAAAATCTAATTCAATTGCGGGATGACTGTCTTGGATATAAAGCGTCGAAAAAAGATGAAAATATCAATGAAGTCGCTGAGCGGTCTGTCAAATCTATTACAGATTTGTTCATGTACAACCAACGGATATTAGATCATAAAAGGCGAGAAGTTTTAATAGTTGAGTTGAAAGCACCTAAGGTTAAAATTAGTCCGAAGGAAATTGCTCAAGTGATGAAGTATGCACGAGAAATTGAGAAGCTAAATTCAATTAGTCGTGATGTTTCTTTCAAAATACTTCTCCTAAGCTCTGAAATTAATTCTGATGCTACGTTCGATATTCAGGGCAGGCAAAAAGGTGAGGATAATCCATATTTTTATTTCAGAAACGAGAATAAGAATATTGAGATATGGATCATGAAATGGTCCGACTTAATTGAAAATGTGAAGAGAAAACTTCAATATATGGCAAATCTACTTCAAACCAAGGACATTGATGTACAGGAGAAGGCGCAGAGAGATTTCGCAGATATTGAGTTCAACAAGGTTAGTTCGTCATTAAAAAGGGTGGCGATTTAAAAAATTATGTATGGCAAACCATTTATTTTTGATCGGGATCAATAAGTATTTAAAAAACGATCATCTCTTGAGTTGTGTTAAGGATTGCGAAGACCTTAAGGATGTACTAATAGAGAAATATAACTTCGAAGAAAGCAAAACATATAGTGTTTACGATGAGCGAGCAACAAGTTTAAATATTTTAACAGCTTTAAAAAAATATGCAAGCAAATTAGATGAGGAGGATAATCTAATAATCTATTTTTCAGGACATGGGGAATTAGATGATGAAGAAGACATGGGGTATTGGGTTCCATATGAAGCAACTAATTTTACTCAATTTATATCGAATAGGGACATAGTTGGATGCATAGAACGAATAAATTGCAAACACATTTTTTTAATTTCCGACAGCTGTTTTTCGAATAGTTTATTAACCCAAGGAAAGTTCAAAAAATCAGCAGTATACTTTGAAAAAAGCTCAAGATGGGCACTAACATCTGCCTTTAACGAGGCGAAAGATGCTGATAACGAGACTAACACATTATTTTGTGAATATATTCTAGAGTATCTTAATAGTACCGAGAGGGAATTCCGTGTTTCTGAATTAATTGAGTATGTCAAAAGTAAATATTACACGAATCGGTTTCAAACGCCTCAAGGCGGGCCTATAGCAGTTTCTGGACATAGAGGTGGAGAATTCGTTTTTTATCCAATTGAAGGAATTGACAAACGAACTTTCAAAGGTTATAATGACTTTTTAAAAGTATTACGGTTCTACAAGCAGAATGCTTCGTTTATGCATATGGATTCTATGGAAGATAGATCCAACCGAGTAGGTTACGTTCTGTATAACGAAATCGACTTAACAAGAAAGACTACATACTATTTGTATCTATATGATGGTACAAATCAAACCAAAACGTTCGAATTACTTCGTTCGAAACACTCAAAAATATTTGCAGATAAAAACCTAATTATCTTTATTACACCAGATCGAACACAACGGAATAGGGATATTCGAAAGAAAAACATTCAGGATAAGTTTAAACCTGTAAATACATTTTACCTTGATGATTTTATCAAAGATTATTGTAACCCTAAATTTGGAAATGAAGAAGATTCCAAATACTTAAGCATTTCCAACTTTGTATTACCTCCGTTCAAATACGAATTTAATGCGTCTGGAATAAATGAAATATTTAAATATTGGTTTATTTCCGTCGAAGAACCAATTTTTGTAATCAAAGGTAGTGGTGGTATAGGAAAGACAACGCTTGCCCAATATTTAGCTGATGACCTAACAAAAAGCAATCCCGGCTTACAAGTATTGTTTATTGATTCAGTTCAGATTAAAGATAGCTTACTCAAGAGTAAAAAAGCTGACACTTTAAATATTTTCAATTTTTACGAAGCCCAATTTGATACAGATGGCAACACTCAAAATATGTTGTCAGAGGAGCTTTTTAGGATTAATCTTGACGCAGGTAATATTTTATTGATAATAGATGGTTTAGATGAGGTAATTTCTAAAATTCCTAATTTTAATATAACAGAGTTTCTAAACTCAATTAAAGAGTTCAGTTCCGAATTATGTAATGGTAAGGTGATAATTACGTGTAGATCATTTTTTTGGAACCAAAGTGAATTGGTAGACACGAATTTTAAAACCATAGAGTTAGAACCATTTGACAAGACTTTAGCTCTTGAATTCTTTAATATGTCGTTCGATCGTGATTCAAAAAAAAGTGAAAAAGCTATCAAAATTGCCGATGATTTCAGATATCCTACGGATTCTGATCAAGAGACATATATTTATCATCCTTATGTATTGGACATTGTTAGAACATTGATACAGAGTGATGCCGAGCATCTAGACGTAATCGATACTGATTTGGATTCTATATATCTAAACAGCAAAGTCAAATCAGATTACATAATTTTCAGAGTTTGTACTAGAGAGCAAATTAGGGTAGATCAAATTGAGGTTGATAAACAAATAAAATTCTTTATAGATTTTTCTGTTAATAATCGAGGAATATTAAAAATAGATGATTTACACAATGAATTAGAAAAAAGTCTAGGACAGAGAATCAATAATACACAGGTTGAGGCATTTAAGTCTCATCCATTTTTGAAAACTGTCGGAAAAACTTTATTGTTTAGGTA is a window from the Sphingobacterium sp. lm-10 genome containing:
- a CDS encoding RteC domain-containing protein, with the translated sequence MEKFYNETLRRLETAINELEIEVDCSIERIETVINLIVKCLSEVKDYVLKKGFKATDEEIRFFKYQKPAIVAKLIYYNAIYKIETKKPYGAKSIRKYLTKELKKLKRFFDNNLDFYKYYRSNNSFLDEKMFLRGNHDIKLWLDTYYFQFDQSFSTSHDYKVAKIIANDLIQVYIEDQLYNKFQKVQSKVPKKLKWTGSKVALIELIYALHYQGVFDNGNNDIREVAQYFESAFGIDLGNFYQTYLELRNRKMNRTKFLDALREELIRRMDEQDEK
- a CDS encoding type IA DNA topoisomerase; the encoded protein is MKAIIAEKPSVAREIASLLGATEKRDGYLTGNDYEITWALGHLVGLAMPEDYGVSGFQREALPILPDPFILTVRKVKKDKSYVPDNGALKQLKIIEQVIGRCDSIIVATDAGREGELIFRYIYEYLKCRKPFERLWISSLTEKAIKQGFDNLKAGSDFDGLYRAGQGRSQADWLVGINASQALSISAGRGVYSLGRVQTPTLALICKRYLENKDFAVKKYFQIQLEHRKEFVDFKSLSKTKWDDRKLADDTLKSIQRIGTATVTAVETKTVSEQPPLLFDLTGLQKEANKRAFYTAEETLNIAQSLYEKKFITYPRTGSKYIPEDIWSEIPALVRNLEARASCKKAVGKVKWVRFNKRIVNDVKVTDHHGLLITEKIPSELTAHENVIYDMIAHRLLEALSSACTKEITDIGLQAFHYDFTLKGCKILEAGWRGIKEKFTDEDSKPVQELPELKVGDELKIIEASVLEKKTKPPVLYTEAGLLSAMENAGKEIDNEDERKALKDIGIGTPATRASIIETLFKKDYIRREKKSLIPTHKGLQVYGAVQGKKIADVAMTAEWEMALQKIENNETDVSAFHREMEAYATSITRELLDTGIANEKQPELTCPKCKSRQLLIWNKVVKCPDEACNWLQFRTVCGVPLSLADIESLVTKGKTNLLKGMKSNSGNKFNTYIVMNDKAETSFEFENRKPKRK
- a CDS encoding DUF3945 domain-containing protein; translation: MSEQTNENQQQYPEQLSDVLLVMDKEKKKIQAVTGVDENGNLKTVDANKKNQSQFMRVDRAGDLFTNFFSNFWRQLKDPTHLSFFKVPAKEAVETAKEMQKQVNAPTKEGEAVIAKHEVKEPKEQQQETNKDVEAPQATPETQQAPEKSEYRYKAEDVDWNYLAQFGINKERLEKDGQLDLLLKGYKANKVYPTSVNFGAVIMRSDARLGFQDGEDGKPVLMMYGVRHEPNLKAPFFGHEFTKEDRENLLKTGNMGRVVELTNRKTGEKIPSIISIDHLTNEVIAFRQDRIKVPDEIKGVKLTEDQKRDLKDGKAIYLEGLDFKNSTNKNAHVQFNADKKYTEFLFGDKAPKQAQENDPKYYRGKTFSDEQYKQLTEGKTLYISDFKDGRGNAYKGYVTLNKETGDYNFNFKNPNALKNKAQPAEAHKTQVAVNSNGKTSEATKHVNEPLKPEQQTPKNKTQQQRQNEPNRPAKSRGVRR
- a CDS encoding helix-turn-helix domain-containing protein, translating into MNIDRMEFIAWMERIMERFDILKEYVLNIKKERHSIDGEELLDNQDLLLMLKISHRSLQRYRSTGKLPYYTISGKLYYKLSDVHQFIRESFKAPIRRTKENR
- a CDS encoding RteC domain-containing protein, which translates into the protein MRHLLHKIVSDIQKQEQKLSAEASSFMAEAYGMTIYLKKLLGDIKEDIMNEGFATLEDEILFFKQIKPTVLGKLIYYNKVFRIETSCPASNGNMYESYFAMHLRDLKEEYTEHVCNSDFYRYYRSGRTDRDEQYFTLGKINCYDGLNSFVFEIDTNFSTYFDFKVAKIIANELIYNYLTTKLSPEQNPDVLLQNEETKDVFWTQSKNALIELIYALYACDAIAHGKIGIRKISMVFQILFRVSLNDIHNSFHRMKTRAGSRTLFLDQLKYSLEEYMDREDNL
- a CDS encoding ATP-binding protein, which translates into the protein MARKLTTNSRLVNELFANYISTFVAFSELMNNSIQAKSKNIWIEIDYAADEELSTTFIKRISIKDDGKGVHVNELEAKLLDIGTTNKDGGKGIGRFASFQIGKEIEIETVGYCTESKTFSKAVIPLSFDSFGNNINVSEINIPTDEEILKGKNHNTYYKVSITNLYPSYVTDKEPKKKIIDKFLRQNIADAIFERYPLKIFNKEIVFHINGQTINPTDFVTSEPIKIASTFTDIKGKEHKVLFDFMPIKKIEKIKVFLTVQNAGLNTIAGSLEYDATWLSPKVGGWFIYVSSSTLSSDIYRNIDLDDLDPDWRKVREFIKNKLNIFFKERNQEFDNFSDNLKKDTYYPYKEKTSSQSKVILFDKLAYLVEDRYHLLKDDNQLREIIYPLIDRTISNGELNKILSSILKLNNKLISKFSDLLEKTDLENIIEFSDKVANKIEEVEFLEKLVYSDIAKNVKERKELHKFLERMLWIFGEEYSETTKLLSDKNLEKNLIQLRDDCLGYKASKKDENINEVAERSVKSITDLFMYNQRILDHKRREVLIVELKAPKVKISPKEIAQVMKYAREIEKLNSISRDVSFKILLLSSEINSDATFDIQGRQKGEDNPYFYFRNENKNIEIWIMKWSDLIENVKRKLQYMANLLQTKDIDVQEKAQRDFADIEFNKVSSSLKRVAI
- a CDS encoding caspase family protein, giving the protein MANHLFLIGINKYLKNDHLLSCVKDCEDLKDVLIEKYNFEESKTYSVYDERATSLNILTALKKYASKLDEEDNLIIYFSGHGELDDEEDMGYWVPYEATNFTQFISNRDIVGCIERINCKHIFLISDSCFSNSLLTQGKFKKSAVYFEKSSRWALTSAFNEAKDADNETNTLFCEYILEYLNSTEREFRVSELIEYVKSKYYTNRFQTPQGGPIAVSGHRGGEFVFYPIEGIDKRTFKGYNDFLKVLRFYKQNASFMHMDSMEDRSNRVGYVLYNEIDLTRKTTYYLYLYDGTNQTKTFELLRSKHSKIFADKNLIIFITPDRTQRNRDIRKKNIQDKFKPVNTFYLDDFIKDYCNPKFGNEEDSKYLSISNFVLPPFKYEFNASGINEIFKYWFISVEEPIFVIKGSGGIGKTTLAQYLADDLTKSNPGLQVLFIDSVQIKDSLLKSKKADTLNIFNFYEAQFDTDGNTQNMLSEELFRINLDAGNILLIIDGLDEVISKIPNFNITEFLNSIKEFSSELCNGKVIITCRSFFWNQSELVDTNFKTIELEPFDKTLALEFFNMSFDRDSKKSEKAIKIADDFRYPTDSDQETYIYHPYVLDIVRTLIQSDAEHLDVIDTDLDSIYLNSKVKSDYIIFRVCTREQIRVDQIEVDKQIKFFIDFSVNNRGILKIDDLHNELEKSLGQRINNTQVEAFKSHPFLKTVGKTLLFRYDFLVDQFKAIYVSKFITYNNIEIKITKKFIEIITDSCWYGSAFNHDLANRLEKWTDDELLLVNEILLQIDSMVLEILAKRKAIANIFNLCLNINHKYFNNSTEKNTELLSSLFGGTKGHIRNVSIINVNPERPPRFDFSNLTIEKSYIDNFGNFSKCTFNEKTMFVDCTILNTEFHSATLSLSKDSFINCSFDSLFDSSFALRESTKEDSAKTLRTFLQSFFKLFYSGGRLGRQWEHKVISPRFNGINKINIEYNKFISILKKQEILMVTKELNKNKFELCEGSKESVMKFVKDGTVDSILLKLINEINTKK